In Dolichospermum flos-aquae CCAP 1403/13F, the following proteins share a genomic window:
- a CDS encoding type II toxin-antitoxin system RelE family toxin, translated as MTPLSLTGQWSGFYKLRVGDYRVIYELDIEEQLIIIIRIGHRREIY; from the coding sequence ATAACTCCTCTATCTCTTACAGGTCAATGGTCAGGTTTTTATAAGTTAAGAGTGGGTGATTATCGAGTTATTTATGAGTTAGATATAGAAGAACAATTAATCATTATCATTAGAATTGGTCATCGTAGAGAAATTTATTAG
- a CDS encoding DNA cytosine methyltransferase yields the protein MNTSVYAQQLELFQLFQPTKIISCTRKFTFVDLFAGIGGFRIPLEELGGICLGYSEIDKEAIKVYKNNFISDHNADEPYLGDITNLNKLPFEIDLIVGGVPCQPWSIAGKMQGLDDPRGKLWLDVFRVVEVNKPKSFIFENVKGLTEPRNRQSLEYILSNLTSFGYIVKYQVLNSYDFGLPQDRDRIFIVGIRNDIVNCWGFTFPKPLNKRLKLYDIIPGIEKSNFPKKKFPPEVLFNDGKIPASRGRFQKIDELNDFFTFADIRDGHTTIHSWELIETSYREKLICQTILKNRRKKIYGEKDGNPLKFEVLEYLISNLQIEEINSLVDKAILRLVEGKGYEFVNSKISSGINGISKIFLPHADAIGTLTATGTRDYVATISIECEEPEAYKQTFIKKIYQPKRFKPLTAENYARLQGFPKSFKIADNENTAKHQFGNAVSIPVIYHLAKALLTIILSV from the coding sequence ATGAACACAAGTGTTTATGCTCAACAATTAGAATTATTTCAATTATTCCAACCGACTAAAATTATAAGTTGTACAAGAAAGTTTACATTTGTAGATTTATTTGCTGGAATAGGTGGATTTAGAATTCCTTTAGAAGAATTAGGAGGAATTTGTTTAGGATATTCAGAAATAGATAAAGAAGCTATTAAGGTTTATAAAAATAATTTTATTAGTGATCATAATGCAGATGAACCATATTTAGGAGATATTACAAATTTAAACAAATTACCTTTTGAAATAGATTTGATAGTTGGTGGTGTGCCTTGTCAACCTTGGTCTATAGCAGGTAAAATGCAAGGTTTAGATGACCCCAGAGGTAAACTATGGCTTGATGTTTTTAGAGTTGTAGAAGTCAATAAACCTAAATCATTTATATTTGAGAATGTCAAGGGTTTAACCGAGCCAAGAAACAGACAAAGTTTAGAATATATACTTAGTAATTTAACATCATTTGGCTATATAGTTAAATATCAGGTGCTAAATTCCTATGATTTTGGGTTACCTCAAGATAGAGACAGAATATTTATTGTTGGTATTAGAAATGATATTGTAAATTGTTGGGGGTTTACTTTTCCTAAACCATTAAATAAACGCTTAAAACTTTATGATATAATTCCTGGAATTGAAAAAAGTAATTTTCCTAAAAAGAAATTTCCTCCAGAAGTTTTATTTAATGATGGCAAAATTCCAGCTTCTAGAGGCAGATTCCAAAAAATAGATGAATTAAACGATTTCTTTACTTTTGCTGATATTAGAGATGGACATACTACAATTCATTCTTGGGAATTAATAGAAACAAGTTATAGAGAAAAGTTAATATGTCAAACTATTTTAAAAAATAGAAGAAAGAAAATTTATGGTGAAAAAGATGGTAATCCTTTAAAATTTGAAGTTTTAGAATATTTAATTTCTAATTTACAGATTGAAGAAATCAACAGCTTAGTAGATAAAGCAATTCTTCGTCTTGTAGAAGGGAAAGGTTATGAATTTGTAAATTCTAAAATTTCTTCAGGAATTAACGGAATTTCTAAAATATTTTTACCTCATGCTGATGCGATTGGAACTTTAACCGCAACTGGAACAAGAGATTATGTGGCTACTATATCTATAGAATGTGAAGAACCTGAAGCATATAAGCAAACATTTATCAAAAAAATTTATCAACCAAAACGATTTAAACCTTTAACCGCAGAAAATTACGCAAGATTACAAGGATTTCCTAAAAGTTTCAAAATAGCGGATAATGAAAATACAGCCAAACATCAATTTGGTAATGCAGTTTCTATTCCTGTTATTTACCATTTAGCAAAGGCATTGTTAACAATCATTCTATCGGTTTAA
- a CDS encoding TdeIII family type II restriction endonuclease — protein MTAISSKTRAEIKGYLEGFIKGLIDEYKGRKILKPTSAEEYLSRSSSNGELKPFQAALIPPELIRINQFERGLSTKLGNSFEECARLIALEHHQDVRRGYDIKNQVSIAAFAEAELQKQNYESAAKQEKEKPSFEQMITAVMNARGSNDLELKIARVDLYILAKDGTEFFFEIKAPKPNKGQCLEVLQRLLRFHLLHGVNRPKAQAYYAMPYNPYGATKVDYKWTHAKSYLPFDEAVVIGNEFWNIVGGATAYEELLEIYLEVGREKSKYMLDTLAFGF, from the coding sequence ATGACAGCTATTAGTTCAAAAACTCGTGCAGAAATTAAAGGTTATCTAGAAGGTTTTATCAAGGGTCTTATAGATGAGTATAAAGGGCGTAAAATTTTAAAGCCCACCAGTGCAGAAGAGTATTTATCAAGATCATCATCTAATGGAGAATTAAAACCATTTCAAGCAGCACTTATTCCTCCAGAACTAATACGTATTAATCAATTTGAAAGAGGTTTAAGTACAAAATTAGGTAATTCTTTTGAAGAATGCGCTCGTTTAATTGCTCTCGAACATCATCAAGATGTCCGTCGTGGTTACGATATTAAAAATCAGGTAAGTATTGCAGCTTTTGCAGAAGCTGAACTTCAAAAACAAAATTACGAATCTGCCGCAAAGCAGGAAAAAGAAAAACCATCTTTTGAGCAGATGATAACAGCAGTGATGAATGCTCGTGGTAGTAATGATTTAGAGCTAAAAATAGCTCGTGTTGATCTTTATATTCTTGCAAAAGATGGGACAGAATTTTTCTTTGAAATCAAAGCTCCCAAACCCAACAAAGGACAATGTTTAGAAGTTTTACAACGTTTGTTGAGGTTTCATTTACTGCACGGGGTTAACCGTCCTAAAGCACAAGCTTATTATGCAATGCCTTATAATCCTTATGGTGCAACTAAAGTTGATTATAAATGGACGCACGCAAAAAGTTATTTACCTTTTGATGAAGCTGTTGTTATCGGAAATGAGTTTTGGAATATTGTGGGGGGAGCAACTGCTTATGAGGAACTGCTAGAAATTTATCTAGAGGTTGGACGTGAAAAAAGTAAATATATGTTGGATACTTTAGCTTTTGGATTTTAA
- a CDS encoding DNA cytosine methyltransferase: MIDGKAISISLFTGAFGLDLGMEQAGFYTVSVVEKDRDATKTIALNRPFLQESAIPREIQNVSSQELLEEGGMVLNLGRALQPGEVDLVTGGPPCQPFSTAGKRGSVMDPRGSLFMDFVRIVEEVQPRFFLMENVKGLLSAPLRHRPINQRGKDYPPLEVDEIAGAALKVVLSEMKEIGYNVVYNLLEAADYGVPQNRARVVFIGSRDGEAATFPIPKYCKDGKILPKWRTLEDAIIDLVDTEQEFMAYPESRLKYLRLLEAGQNWKHLPEELKQEAMGGAYNSGGGKVGFYRRLSWDKPSPTITTSPHQKATDMCHPVELRSLTVRESARIQTFPDDWIFYGSVSSKYKQIGNAVPVLLAKELGSYLFNLIQGNKAKGKEISEQLSLFSL; the protein is encoded by the coding sequence ATGATAGATGGTAAAGCTATTTCTATTTCCTTATTTACAGGTGCTTTCGGTCTAGATTTGGGTATGGAACAAGCAGGATTTTATACAGTAAGTGTAGTAGAAAAAGACCGTGATGCTACAAAAACAATTGCGCTTAATCGTCCATTTTTGCAGGAAAGTGCTATTCCCAGAGAAATACAAAACGTCAGTTCTCAAGAATTACTTGAAGAAGGGGGAATGGTTTTAAATTTAGGACGTGCTTTACAACCAGGAGAAGTAGATTTAGTAACTGGTGGTCCACCTTGTCAGCCATTTAGTACCGCAGGGAAAAGAGGTTCAGTTATGGACCCTCGCGGTAGTTTATTCATGGACTTTGTTCGCATCGTTGAAGAAGTCCAACCCCGTTTTTTCTTAATGGAAAATGTCAAAGGTTTGCTTTCTGCTCCACTTCGTCATAGACCAATTAACCAAAGAGGAAAAGATTACCCACCCTTAGAAGTTGATGAAATAGCTGGTGCTGCTTTAAAAGTAGTATTATCAGAAATGAAGGAAATAGGCTACAACGTCGTTTATAACCTTTTAGAAGCCGCAGATTATGGCGTTCCACAGAATAGAGCGCGTGTAGTATTTATTGGTTCTAGAGATGGTGAAGCTGCTACATTTCCTATTCCCAAATATTGCAAAGATGGTAAAATTTTACCTAAATGGCGAACTTTAGAAGATGCTATAATAGATTTAGTTGATACAGAACAAGAATTTATGGCTTATCCAGAAAGTCGCTTAAAATATTTAAGATTATTGGAAGCTGGACAAAACTGGAAGCATTTACCAGAAGAATTAAAACAAGAAGCTATGGGAGGTGCTTATAATTCGGGAGGTGGAAAAGTGGGTTTTTATAGAAGATTATCTTGGGATAAACCTTCTCCAACAATTACAACAAGTCCACACCAAAAAGCTACAGATATGTGTCATCCTGTAGAATTACGTTCTTTAACTGTCCGTGAATCTGCAAGAATTCAAACTTTTCCCGATGATTGGATTTTTTATGGTTCTGTCAGTTCTAAATACAAACAAATTGGTAATGCAGTTCCGGTATTACTTGCGAAAGAACTTGGGAGTTATCTTTTCAACTTAATTCAAGGAAACAAAGCAAAAGGTAAAGAGATATCTGAACAACTTTCACTTTTTTCTCTATAG
- a CDS encoding type II toxin-antitoxin system HicB family antitoxin encodes MTLRYEINLYWSEEDQAFIAEVPDLPGCAADGETYQKALQNIEIIMQEWIETAQELGRKIPEPTQRLMSA; translated from the coding sequence ATGACTCTGCGCTATGAAATTAATCTCTATTGGAGTGAAGAAGACCAAGCATTTATCGCAGAAGTTCCAGATTTACCGGGATGTGCTGCTGATGGAGAAACTTATCAAAAAGCACTGCAAAATATAGAAATTATTATGCAGGAATGGATAGAAACTGCTCAAGAGTTAGGTCGAAAAATTCCTGAACCTACACAGCGTTTAATGTCTGCTTAA
- a CDS encoding type II toxin-antitoxin system HicA family toxin, giving the protein MSQQDKLSAKILSGASDTNISFEQLCQLLIRLGFDERIRGSHHIFTKEGVEEILNFQPKQGKAKAYQAKQVREMLLKYQLGG; this is encoded by the coding sequence GTGAGTCAACAAGACAAGCTATCAGCTAAAATTCTATCAGGCGCATCTGACACAAATATATCCTTTGAGCAATTGTGTCAACTCTTAATCAGATTAGGATTTGATGAAAGAATTCGTGGTAGTCACCACATTTTTACAAAAGAAGGAGTTGAAGAAATCTTGAACTTTCAACCCAAACAAGGAAAAGCCAAAGCATATCAAGCTAAACAAGTCCGGGAAATGTTACTTAAATATCAGCTAGGAGGTTAA
- a CDS encoding Uma2 family endonuclease has product MDFITLYLPPSIQITDDQFFELCQINELIKIERNADGSLILKPLLGGITGNINSGLTAQLANWNDDKSQGVVFGSDVGFILPNGAIRSPSAAWIKLEKWNNLTKEEKEKFPPICPDFVIELLSPSDSLKTTQEKMKEYIDNGVRLGILINRKSCQVKIYRPGKEVEVLDSPATVSGEDVLKGFVLNLGMIW; this is encoded by the coding sequence ATGGATTTTATCACTCTCTATCTACCTCCATCAATTCAAATAACTGATGATCAATTTTTTGAATTATGTCAAATTAATGAATTAATCAAAATTGAACGTAATGCTGATGGTAGTCTGATATTAAAGCCTTTATTGGGTGGTATAACTGGCAATATTAATTCTGGTTTAACTGCTCAATTAGCAAATTGGAACGATGACAAATCACAAGGTGTAGTTTTTGGTTCTGATGTCGGTTTTATTTTACCAAATGGTGCGATTCGTTCTCCTAGTGCTGCTTGGATAAAGTTGGAAAAATGGAATAATTTAACTAAAGAAGAAAAGGAAAAGTTTCCTCCCATTTGTCCTGATTTTGTCATTGAGTTACTTTCTCCTAGTGATAGTTTGAAAACTACACAGGAAAAGATGAAGGAATATATAGATAATGGTGTACGTTTGGGTATATTAATTAATCGTAAATCTTGTCAGGTGAAAATTTATAGACCAGGTAAGGAGGTTGAGGTTTTAGATTCTCCTGCTACGGTTTCGGGGGAAGATGTTTTAAAGGGTTTTGTTTTGAATTTGGGGATGATTTGGTAA
- a CDS encoding type II toxin-antitoxin system RelE/ParE family toxin codes for MAFQVIVRNRATQDIRQQANYILVNGNRESGEKFLEFVESAFAQLAITPNMGKVVSSLSDMGAIRQWRIKNFKDYLIFYKVQEERVEVLRVLHGARDLEDLLPFLNEEV; via the coding sequence ATGGCTTTTCAGGTAATTGTTCGTAATCGTGCTACTCAAGATATCAGACAACAAGCAAATTATATTTTGGTGAATGGCAATCGGGAATCAGGGGAAAAGTTTTTGGAGTTTGTTGAGTCTGCTTTTGCTCAATTGGCAATAACTCCCAATATGGGTAAGGTTGTGTCGTCTTTATCTGATATGGGAGCAATTCGTCAGTGGCGGATTAAGAATTTTAAGGACTATTTGATTTTTTATAAAGTTCAAGAGGAACGGGTGGAGGTTCTACGGGTTTTGCATGGAGCGAGAGATTTAGAGGATCTCTTGCCATTCTTAAATGAGGAAGTTTAA
- a CDS encoding ribbon-helix-helix domain-containing protein: MNVSFPIPKELESYLEVQLQSGNYDTVADYFLMLLQQDQRRKDAQAKLASLLQEGLDSEAEPVTPEYWQDLRRSIFGAAQ, translated from the coding sequence ATGAATGTGAGTTTTCCGATACCAAAAGAACTTGAGTCTTATCTTGAGGTTCAGCTTCAATCTGGCAATTATGATACTGTAGCGGACTATTTTTTGATGTTGTTACAGCAAGATCAACGGCGTAAGGATGCTCAAGCAAAATTAGCTAGTTTGTTGCAAGAAGGTTTGGACTCAGAAGCTGAACCTGTAACTCCTGAATATTGGCAGGATTTGCGCCGATCAATCTTTGGTGCGGCGCAGTAG
- a CDS encoding type II toxin-antitoxin system HicA family toxin, giving the protein MSQQDKLLAKILSGASDTNISFEQLCQLLIRLGFDERIRGSHHIFTKEGIEEILNLQPKQGKAKAYQVKQVREMLLKYQLGG; this is encoded by the coding sequence GTGAGTCAACAAGACAAGCTATTAGCTAAAATTCTATCAGGCGCATCTGACACAAATATATCCTTTGAGCAATTGTGTCAACTCTTAATCAGATTAGGATTTGATGAAAGAATTCGTGGAAGTCACCACATTTTCACAAAAGAAGGAATTGAGGAAATCTTGAACCTTCAACCCAAACAAGGAAAAGCCAAAGCATATCAAGTTAAACAAGTTCGTGAAATGTTACTTAAATATCAGCTAGGAGGTTAA
- a CDS encoding magnesium chelatase subunit H, with amino-acid sequence MFTQVKSTIRHIAPDDLRGRKLIKVVYVVLESQYQSALSQAVREINANHPSVAIEISGYLIEELRNSENYEELKRDIASANIFIASLIFIEDLAQKVVAAVEPHRDNLDVSVVFPSMPEVMRLNKMGSFSLAQLGQSKSVIANFMKKRKEKSGAGFQDGMLKLLRTLPQVLKFLPMEKAQDARNFMLSFQYWLGGSAENLENFLLMLADKYVLKGAEKESFAAAEYQAPVVYPDMGIWHPLAPTMFEDVREYLNWYSARKDISSNLKDPLAPCVGLVLQRTHLVTGDDAHYVAIVQELESLGARVLPVFAGGLDFSKPIEAYFYEPITKMQLIDAVVSLTGFALVGGPARQDHPKAIEALKRLNRPYMVALPLVFQTTEEWLDSDLGLHPIQVALQIAIPELDGAIEPIILSGKDGATGKAIALQDRVEIVAQRALKWATLRRKPKLIKKVAITVFSFPPDKGNVGTAAYLDVFGSIHEVMKGLKNNGYDVRDIPETPQELLEQVIHDAQAQYNSPELNVAYKMSVPEYEALTPYSQRLEENWGPPPGNLNSDGQNLLIYGKQFGNVFIGVQPTFGYEGDPMRLLFSRSASPHHGFAAYYTYLERIWGADAVLHFGTHGSLEFMPGKQMGMSGDCYPDQLIGSIPNLYYYAANNPSEATIAKRRSYAETISYLTPPAENAGLYKGLKELSELIASYQTLKDTGRGVSIVNSIMDKCRIVNLDKDIHLPETDSKDMSSEERDNIVGSVYRRLMEIESRLLPCGLHVIGKPPSAEEAIATLVNIASLDRQEEEIQGLPGIIARSLGRTIEDIYRNNDAGILADVQLLQDITLATRAAVTALVQEQIDAEGRVIAVSKLNFLYMGRKEPWLESLHQSGYTKVDTSALKPLFEYLEFCLKQVCADNELGGLLQGLAGEYILPGPGGDPIRNPDVLPTGKNIHALDPQSIPTSAAVQSAKIVVDRLLERNKSENEGNWPETIACVLWGTDNIKTYGESLAQIMWMIGVRPVPDALGRVNKLELIPLSELGRPRIDVVINCSGVFRDLFINQMNLLDQGVKMAAEADEPLEMNFVRKHALKQAEDMGINLRQAATRVFSNASGSYSSNINLAVENSTWDSEAELQEMYLKRKSFSFNSDNPGVMDESREIFETTLKTADATFQNLDSSEISLTDVSHYFDSDPTKLVASLRADGKKPASYIADTTTANAQVRSLSETVRLDARTKLLNPKWYEGMLSHGYEGVRELSKRLVNTTGWSATAGAVDNWVYEDTNETFIKDEEMQKRLMNLNPHSFRKIVSTLLEMNGRGYWETSEENLDKLRELYQEVENRIEGIE; translated from the coding sequence ATGTTTACCCAAGTCAAGTCCACTATTAGACATATTGCACCTGACGATTTACGGGGACGTAAATTAATCAAGGTTGTCTATGTCGTGCTAGAATCCCAATACCAAAGTGCATTATCGCAAGCGGTACGGGAAATTAACGCTAATCATCCCAGCGTAGCCATAGAAATCAGTGGATACTTGATTGAAGAACTACGCAACTCTGAAAACTATGAGGAGTTGAAACGTGATATAGCCAGTGCTAATATATTCATTGCTTCTCTGATTTTTATAGAAGACTTAGCACAGAAAGTAGTTGCCGCAGTTGAACCCCATCGTGATAACCTAGATGTGTCGGTTGTCTTCCCCTCCATGCCCGAAGTTATGCGCCTCAATAAAATGGGTAGCTTCTCTTTGGCGCAGTTAGGACAATCCAAGAGCGTTATCGCTAACTTCATGAAGAAGCGCAAAGAAAAATCTGGCGCTGGTTTCCAAGACGGAATGTTGAAGTTATTGCGGACACTTCCCCAAGTGCTGAAATTCCTCCCTATGGAAAAAGCACAAGACGCGAGAAACTTCATGCTCAGTTTTCAGTATTGGCTAGGTGGTTCAGCGGAAAACCTGGAAAACTTTTTACTGATGCTGGCTGATAAATACGTATTGAAAGGCGCGGAAAAAGAAAGCTTTGCTGCTGCTGAATATCAAGCACCCGTTGTTTATCCCGACATGGGGATTTGGCATCCTTTAGCGCCGACTATGTTTGAGGATGTGCGAGAATATCTGAACTGGTATTCTGCTCGCAAGGACATTTCTAGTAACCTGAAAGACCCCCTTGCACCCTGTGTAGGTTTGGTTTTACAACGGACTCACCTCGTTACCGGCGATGATGCCCATTATGTGGCAATTGTGCAGGAATTGGAATCTTTAGGGGCAAGAGTTCTCCCTGTTTTTGCAGGTGGTTTGGATTTCTCTAAACCAATAGAAGCTTACTTCTATGAACCAATTACAAAAATGCAGTTAATAGATGCGGTAGTATCTTTAACTGGTTTCGCTTTGGTGGGTGGACCCGCTAGACAAGATCATCCTAAAGCTATTGAAGCCTTAAAACGGTTAAATCGTCCTTACATGGTTGCCTTGCCTTTGGTCTTCCAAACCACCGAAGAGTGGCTAGATAGCGATTTGGGGTTACATCCCATTCAAGTGGCTTTACAGATTGCTATCCCTGAATTAGACGGGGCAATTGAGCCGATTATCCTATCCGGTAAAGATGGGGCAACTGGGAAAGCGATCGCTTTACAAGACCGAGTAGAAATAGTTGCCCAGCGCGCCTTAAAATGGGCAACTCTGCGCCGCAAACCTAAATTAATCAAAAAAGTTGCTATCACTGTTTTCAGCTTCCCCCCCGACAAAGGTAACGTGGGTACAGCCGCATATTTAGATGTATTCGGTTCTATCCATGAAGTCATGAAAGGACTGAAAAACAACGGTTACGATGTACGAGACATTCCCGAAACTCCCCAAGAGTTGCTAGAACAAGTCATCCACGACGCACAAGCACAATACAACAGTCCTGAACTCAACGTTGCTTACAAAATGTCTGTGCCAGAATATGAAGCACTGACACCCTACTCCCAACGTTTAGAAGAAAACTGGGGACCACCTCCCGGAAACCTCAACAGCGACGGACAAAATCTCTTGATTTACGGGAAACAATTTGGTAATGTCTTCATTGGTGTGCAGCCAACATTTGGTTATGAAGGCGACCCCATGCGGTTGTTATTCTCCCGTTCTGCAAGTCCGCACCACGGTTTTGCAGCTTACTACACCTATCTAGAACGGATTTGGGGCGCTGATGCTGTGTTACACTTTGGTACACATGGCTCATTGGAATTCATGCCTGGTAAGCAAATGGGAATGTCTGGTGATTGTTACCCAGATCAACTAATTGGCTCAATTCCCAATCTGTATTATTACGCAGCCAATAACCCCAGTGAAGCCACAATTGCCAAACGTCGCAGTTACGCGGAAACAATTTCTTACCTGACACCACCTGCGGAAAATGCTGGTTTATACAAGGGTTTGAAGGAACTCAGCGAGTTAATTGCTTCTTACCAAACTTTGAAAGACACAGGACGCGGCGTTTCTATTGTCAATTCCATCATGGATAAATGCCGCATTGTCAACTTAGACAAGGATATTCATTTACCAGAAACCGATTCTAAGGATATGTCTTCGGAAGAACGGGATAATATCGTTGGTAGCGTTTATCGGCGGTTGATGGAGATTGAATCGCGCTTATTACCTTGTGGACTGCACGTGATTGGTAAACCTCCTAGTGCCGAAGAAGCGATCGCAACTTTGGTCAATATAGCTAGTTTAGATCGGCAAGAGGAAGAAATTCAAGGTTTACCGGGAATTATTGCCAGAAGTCTGGGACGCACCATTGAGGATATCTACAGAAACAATGATGCCGGAATTTTGGCAGATGTGCAATTATTACAAGATATCACCCTCGCTACCCGTGCGGCTGTAACGGCATTAGTTCAAGAACAAATTGACGCAGAAGGTCGAGTTATCGCGGTTTCCAAGTTGAATTTCTTGTACATGGGTAGAAAAGAACCTTGGTTAGAATCACTGCATCAATCAGGTTACACCAAAGTTGATACCTCTGCGTTGAAACCCCTGTTTGAATATTTGGAATTCTGCTTAAAACAAGTTTGTGCAGATAACGAACTGGGTGGACTTCTCCAAGGTTTAGCCGGTGAATATATTCTCCCCGGACCCGGTGGAGATCCTATCCGTAATCCTGACGTATTACCCACTGGTAAAAATATTCACGCTTTAGATCCCCAATCTATCCCCACTTCTGCCGCAGTTCAATCTGCGAAAATCGTCGTGGATAGGTTGCTGGAACGGAACAAGTCAGAAAATGAAGGCAACTGGCCAGAAACCATTGCCTGTGTCCTCTGGGGTACAGATAACATCAAAACCTACGGTGAATCCCTCGCCCAAATTATGTGGATGATTGGTGTGCGTCCAGTACCCGATGCTTTGGGACGGGTGAATAAGTTGGAATTGATACCTTTGTCAGAGTTGGGTCGTCCTAGAATTGATGTTGTCATTAACTGTTCTGGTGTATTCCGCGACTTGTTCATTAACCAAATGAACCTGCTTGACCAAGGTGTGAAAATGGCTGCGGAAGCTGATGAACCTTTGGAAATGAACTTTGTCCGCAAGCACGCTTTGAAACAAGCGGAGGACATGGGAATAAATCTGCGTCAAGCTGCAACTCGCGTTTTCTCTAATGCTTCTGGTTCTTATTCTTCTAATATTAACTTAGCGGTGGAGAATAGCACTTGGGATAGTGAAGCTGAGTTACAGGAAATGTATTTGAAGCGCAAATCTTTCTCTTTCAATTCGGATAATCCTGGGGTTATGGATGAGTCAAGAGAGATTTTTGAAACTACTTTGAAAACTGCTGATGCAACTTTCCAGAATCTCGATTCTTCGGAAATCAGTTTAACAGATGTTTCCCATTATTTTGACTCTGATCCTACTAAGTTAGTAGCAAGTCTGCGTGCAGATGGTAAGAAACCAGCATCTTACATTGCAGATACAACTACTGCGAATGCACAGGTCAGAAGTTTATCAGAAACTGTGCGTTTAGATGCGCGGACTAAGTTGTTAAATCCCAAATGGTATGAGGGGATGTTGTCTCACGGTTACGAAGGTGTGCGGGAACTTTCTAAACGGTTGGTAAATACCACTGGTTGGAGTGCGACTGCTGGCGCTGTAGATAACTGGGTTTATGAGGACACGAATGAGACTTTCATCAAAGATGAGGAAATGCAAAAGCGTCTCATGAATCTCAATCCTCATTCTTTCCGCAAGATTGTTTCTACTTTGTTGGAAATGAATGGACGCGGTTATTGGGAGACTAGCGAGGAGAATTTAGACAAGTTGAGAGAGTTGTATCAGGAGGTGGAAAATCGGATTGAGGGTATAGAATAG
- a CDS encoding HigA family addiction module antitoxin has translation MNNWQNITDERLARPIHPGEVIADTLDDLEVNYHDFAEVLGISHQTIQEIINGEKSITVDIAIRLGKALGNGPRLWLNLQQKVDVWDALQSHQEEYNKVMTL, from the coding sequence ATGAATAATTGGCAAAATATTACTGATGAGAGATTAGCAAGACCAATACATCCAGGTGAAGTAATTGCAGATACTTTAGATGATTTAGAAGTTAATTATCACGATTTTGCCGAAGTTTTAGGAATATCTCATCAAACAATTCAAGAAATTATTAATGGTGAAAAATCCATTACTGTAGATATTGCTATTCGTCTTGGTAAAGCTTTAGGTAATGGACCGAGACTGTGGTTGAATCTTCAGCAAAAAGTTGATGTTTGGGATGCTTTGCAAAGTCATCAGGAAGAATATAATAAAGTTATGACATTATGA
- a CDS encoding type II toxin-antitoxin system HicB family antitoxin, with amino-acid sequence MTMRYEINLYWSEQDQSFIAEVPDLPGCAADGETYQKALQNIEIIMQEWIETAQELGRKIPEPTQRLMSA; translated from the coding sequence ATGACTATGCGATATGAAATTAATCTCTATTGGAGTGAACAAGACCAATCATTTATCGCAGAAGTTCCAGATTTACCGGGATGTGCTGCTGATGGAGAAACTTATCAAAAAGCACTGCAAAATATAGAAATTATTATGCAGGAATGGATAGAAACTGCTCAAGAGTTAGGTCGAAAAATTCCTGAACCTACACAGCGTTTAATGTCTGCTTAA